The sequence below is a genomic window from Nocardia fluminea.
CGAAGGTTAGCGCGCGAAATTGCTTGTCGCACATTCGGGTTCGTCGTCATGAAACCGCAATATTTGCTGAATTGTTTCTGTACCGAAAATTGCCGGGCCTTTCGGACCGGCAATTCGCGAAGATCAATCGTTGGCGTGCAATGCGGCATTCAGTTCGACGCCGGTGCCCTTGCGCGGCACGACCTCGACGGCGCCGGTGGTGGAATTGCGGCGGAACAGCAGGTTGTCCTGACCCGACAGGCTCGCGGCCTTGACGACGGTGCCGTCCGGTCCGGTGACCTTGGTGCCCGCGGTGACATACAGGCCCGCCTCGATCACGCAGTCGTTGCCGAGGGAGATGCCGACGCCCGCGTTGGCGCCGAGCAGCGAACGCTCGCCGACCGAGATGACCTGGGTGCCGCCGCCGGACAGGGTGCCCATGATGGAGGCGCCACCGCCCACATCGGAGCCGTCGCCGACCACGACGCCCGCCGAGATGCGGCCCTCGACCATCGAGTTGCCGAGGGTGCCCGCGTTGAAGTTGACGAAGCCCTCGTGCATGACGGTGGTACCGGCGGCGAGGTGCGCGCCGAGCCGGACCCGGTCGGCATCGCCGATGCGCACCCCGGAGGGGACCACGTAGTCGACCAGGCGGGGGAACTTGTCGACGCTGAGCACCGTCACCGGGCCGCGGGCGCGCAGCTTCAGGCGGGTCTGCTCGAAGCCGTCGACCGCGCACGGGCCGTGGTTGGTCCACACGACATTGCTGAGCAGGCCGAACTGGCCGTCGAGGTTCAGGCCGTGCGGTCGCACCAGGCGGTGCGAGAGCAGGTGCAGGCGCAGGTAGACGTCGTGCGCGTCGACCGGGGCGGCCGACAGGTCCGCGATCGTGGTGCGCACCGCGATCACCTCGACTCCCCGCGCCGCGTCCGCACCGAGAAGGTCGGCGAACTCGGGCACGTCGGCGGCGTCGAGGCGCTGGGAGCCGGTCTCGGTGAACTCGCCCAGCGCCGGGCTGGGGTACCAGGTATCGAGGACGGTCCCGTCCGAGGTCACATTGGCGATACCGACTGCAGTTGCTCCCTGAATACTCACGGACATCATTTTGCCCGTTCCGGCCGTTGCGGTGTGCCGCGGGCCCTGTGCGATCGACCACGCGGTCTGCTTCGCCCGGATCAGGGGATCCGGGGCGCGCCCGTACTACTGTCGAAGATGTGACTCTCGATTTGCGTGCCGATCCCATCCAGTTGACCGCCGCCCTCGTCGACGTGCCGAGTGTGTCGCGCGACGAGGTCAAGATCGCGGATCTGGTCGAGCAGGCGTTACGGGACCAGACCACCGGGTTCGAAGTGGTGCGGCACGGGAACGTGGTGCTGGCGCGCACGCATCGCGGGTTGCCGACACGAGTGATTCTCGCGGGGCATCTGGATACCGTGCCGATCGCGGACAATGTGCCCAGCCGACCGGCCGAAGTCGACGGCGCGCCGGTGCTGTTCGGTTGTGGCACAGTCGATATGAAGTCCGGCGACGCCGTATTCCTCCATCTGGCCGCCACGATCACCGACCCGGCCCATGATTTGACGCTGATCTTCTACGACGGCGAGGAGATCGCGGCGGAGTTCAACGGCCTCGGGCATATCGAGCGGGAATTGCCGGAATGGCTCGACGGCGATCTGGCGATTCTCGGTGAGCCCTCGGCGGGTTGGATCGAGGCGGGCTGCCAGGGCACTTTGCGGGTGCGCTTGACCACCTCGGGCGTGCGCGCGCATTCTGCGCGAGCCTGGCTGGGGGAGAACGCGATTCACGGTCTCGCTCCCTTGCTGGCGCGGTTGTCGGCCTACGAGGCGCGCGAGGTCGATATCGACGGTTGCGTGTACCGCGAGGGGCTCTCGGCCGTGCGGGTCTCGGGCGGGGTCGCGGGCAATGTGGTGCCCGATGTCGCCGAGGTGGATGTGAACTTCCGTTTCGCCCCCGACCGCAGCGTCGAGCAGGCCGTCGCCCATGTCCGCGAGGTCTTCGACGGACTCGATGTCGCCTTCGAGGTCACCGATTTCTCGCCCGGTGCCCTCCCCGGCCTGACCGCACCGGCCGCGCGCACCCTCATCGACTCCGTCAACGCCCACGGTGGTGGCGGCGTGCGCGCCAAGTACGGCTGGACCGACGTCTCCCGCTTCGCCGCCCGCGGCATCCCCGCCGTCAACTTCGGCCCCGGCGATCCCAACCTCGCCCACAAACGCGACGAGCACGTCCCGCTCAGCCAGATCACCGCCGTCACCGCCATGCTGCGGACCTACCTCTCGAAGTCCTAGCTCTCACCCGCGCGCGTCGGGGCGCTCACCATCCGCCGCCGAACAGTGCGGCAAGGCCGGGGACCGGGTCGGACGCGTTGGTGGTGTTCGCGACGGCGACCACGACGAGGAGCAGCGCGAGCACCGCCGAGCACCCGCCGAACACCGCGAGGACGCGGCGGGAGCGCCGGTCGGCGGACCGGACGGCCGCCCGCCACAGGAAAGCGCACGCTCCGACGAGGCACACCGCGGTGAAGGCGGCGAGGGCGGCCATCGCGACGTGATACCGGGCGAAGTCGTCGACCATCACCTCCAGCGGGGCTGTCCGGGTGCCGTCGGCCAACCGCGCGTCGACCTGGGCGAGGACCGTGGCGGGGGCGGAATCGTCGCCCGTCAGCATGGGCAGCAAGGAGGCGAAGGGTGTCACCGCGCCCTGCACGTTGGCCAGCACCAGCATCAGCGAGCACAGCGCGAGCACCGCGGCGCCGCTGCCCGACACCCCGAGCAGCACCCGCTGACCGCGCCCGGCCGGGCCCGCCGCCAGGAACGCTCGCCAGAGCCGCACGGCCAGCGCGACCAGCACGGCGAGCAGCATCGCCGCGATCACCGCTTTGGCGAGGTGATAGCGGAACCAGTAATCGACCACCGTCGCCAGGTCGGCGGTGATTTCCCGGCTTCCGGTCTGCCAGTACTCGACGAAGGCCGTGCGGAACGCTCGACGAAGATCGCTCTCGCCGGCGAAGCTGACGCCGGTCCTGTTCGCCAGCAGGCGCGGGACGACCACGAACGCGGCGATCAACGCACCGGCCACCGCGAGCAGGACTGGAAGAACGCGACCGGAACGCGCCGGAACTGCACTGGACACGAAAAATCCTTCGGCTCGATCGAGTGCGCGCAGTGGCCGTGGCCCGGCCGATCCACCAAGTGCGCGCTCCTGCCCGGAATACAACACAGTAGGTTGGGTTCATGTCTACCGATTCCGCTGATGAACAGGTTGGGAAGGTCAAGCCGAAGTTCCGTGGGCCGGTGATGTTCCGCCGGGAGCGCAAGCCCGGCGTGCGGACCGCCGACCGGAACCTGCTCGATACGCGGCAGGACAGCGAGTGGGTGCACACCGATCCGTGGCGGGTGCTGCGAATCCAAGCCGAGTTCGTCGAGGGTTTCGGTGCGCTCGCGGAGATTCCGCGCGCGGTGACGGTATTCGGCTCGGCCCGTACCGGTCCCGATCACTCCGAGTACGAGGCGGGCAGGGCGATCGGCACCGCGCTCGCCGAGGCCGGCTTCGCGGTGATCACCGGCGGTGGGCCGGGTGCCATGGAAGCGGCCAACCGTGGTTGCTCGGAGGCGGGCGGCTACTCGATCGGGCTCGGGATCGAGCTGCCGTTCGAGCAGGGGCTCAACGAGTGGGTGGATCTGGGGATCAACTTCCGGTACTTCTTCGTCCGCAAGACGATGTTCGTGAAGTACTCCCAGGCCTTCGTCTGTCTGCCCGGCGGTTTCGGCACCCTCGACGAATTGTTCGAGGCGCTCACCCTGGTGCAGACCCGCAAGATCACCCGATTCCCGATCATCCTGTTCGGCACCGAGTACTGGTCGGGCCTGGTCGACTGGTTGCGCAGCTCGCTGGCCGGCTCGGGCAAGATCTCGCCCGAGGATCTCGACCTGATCCAGCTCACCGACAGCGTCGACGAGGTCGTGCGGATCATTCAGGGCGAGACCGGCGACCACGCGAACATCGAGCGTCTCGGCACCGAGGATCAATGGTGAGCTACTCCGTCTGTGTCTACTGCTCCGCCAGCACCACCGATCCCGACCTGATCAGCCTCGCCGCGCGCGTCGGCACCGAAATCGCCCGGCGCGGGTGGCAATTGGTCTCCGGCGGTGGTCACGTGTCGATGATGGGCGCGGTCGCGACCGCGGCGCGGGCCGGTGGGGCGCACACCATCGGCGTGATCCCGAAACACCTGGTGCACAGGGAAGTCGCCGATGTCGACGCCGACGAACTGCTCGTCACCGACACCATGCGCCAGCGCAAACAGTTGATGGAAGCGCGTGCCGACGCGTTCCTCACCCTGCCCGGCGGTATCGGCACCCTCGAGGAACTGTTCGAGACCTGGACCGGCGGCTACCTCGGCGAACACACCAAACCCGTTGTCCTGCTGAACGCGAACGGCTTCTACGACGGCCTGTTCCGCTGGATCGACGAACTGTCCGAGCGCACAATCGTGCCGAGCCAGGCGCGGGACCGCCTCATCGTGGCCACCGACCTGCCCACCGCGTTCGCCGCGCTCGAGCCGGCCGCACAGTAGGAGAGACGACGTGAGCACAGACGCCCGCGACACGATCAGCGTGTTCGATCTGGCCAAAGCCCTGCCCGCGATGGCACTCGACGCCCCCGGCATGCTGCGCAACGCGCGCGGAATGCTGGTGGGGCCCAAGGACAAAGCCTCCATCGGCCTGTACTTCCAGCGGGTCGCGCACCGCAGGCCCGACCGCGTGTTCCTGCGTTTCGAAGGCCGCTCCTACACCTACCGCGCCGCCAACGGTGAGGTGAACCGTTATGCGGCGGTGCTTTCCGCGCGCGGGGTGTCGCGCGGCGAGGTGGTCGGAGTGCTGATGACCAATCGGCCCGAGACCTTGTTCACGGTGCTCGCCGTGCTCAAGCTCGGCGCCACCGTCGGTCTGCTGAACTACAACCAGCGCGATCAGGTCCTCGCCCACAGCATCGGCCTGCTCGGCAGCGTGCTCAACGTCGTCGGCGAGGAGTGCGCCGAGGCGCTGGCATCGCTGCCCGAGCCCGCGGCGAACGTCCTGCCCGCCGAGGAACTGGCCGAATCCGCCCGCACCGCACCCGATTCCGATCCCGCGATGTGCGAGCGGGTGCGAGCGGGGGAGCGGGCGTTCCTGATCTTCACCTCCGGCACCACCGGCCTGCCCAAGGCCAGCGTGATGACCCACCAGCGCTGGACCAAGAGCATGTCCGGGCTCGGCGGGCTCGGCGTCCGGTTGCGCGCCGACGACGCGCTGTACTGCTGCCTGCCGCTCTATCACAACAACGCGCTCACGGTCGCGCTGTCGGCGGTGCTCGCCGGCGAAGCGACCTATGTGCTCAGCCGCAAGTTCTCGGCCTCGGGATTCTGGGACGAGATCGCCCGCGAACGGGCCACCGCGTTCATCTACATCGGTGAGCTGTGCCGGTACCTGATCAACCAGCCGGTGCGGCCCGCCGAGCAGGGCAACCGGGTCCGGCTGGCCGTCGGCAACGGGCTGCGGCCCGAACTGTGGGACGAGTTCCGTCGCCGGTTCGGGATCAGCCGGGTCGTCGAGTTCTACGGGTCGAGCGAGGCGCCGCTGGCGTTCGTCAACGCGTTCGGCGTCGACCGGACCGCCGGGCTGTGCCCGCTGCCGTACGCGGTGGTCGAGTACGACGACGAGACCGGCCGGGCCCGGCGCGGTCGCGACGGGAAGCTGCGCCGGGTGCGCTCCGGCGGGGTCGGGCTGCTGCTGGCGAAGGTGAACAATCGTCAGCCGTTCGACGGGTACACCGACGAGAAGGCGTCGGAGTCCAAGCTGGTGCGCGACGGCTTCAAGAAGGGCGACTGCTGGTTCGACACCGGTGATCTCGTCCGCGATCAGCACTTCTGGCACATCGCGTTCGTCGACCGGCTCGGCGACACCTTCCGCTGGAAGGGCGAGAACGTGGCGACCACGGAGGTCGAGGGTGCGCTCGGGCTCGACGAAAGCGTCGATCAGGCCGTTGTCTACGGCGTCGACATTCCCGGCACCGACGGTAAAGCGGGCATGGCGGCGATCACGCTGACCGAGGACGCCTCCTTCGACGGGAAGGCGCTGGCCACGACCGCTTATCGGCGACTGCCGCTGTACGCGGTCCCGCTGTTCGTGCGCGTGGTGGCCGAACTGGAGCAGACCTCGACGTTCAAGAGCCGGAAGGTGGAATTGCGCAAGCAGGGCTATGCGCCGGACGCGGATGGCCAGCTGTACGTGCTGTCGGGTCCGGCCGAGGGCTACATCCCCGCTTACGCCGGGTACGCCGACGACGTCGCCGCCGGTCGAGCCCCACGCCAGCAAGGTAACGTCTGATTTCGTATGAACATGGGTAACTCGTCGGGTACGCCCGAACCCCGGCCACATGACGAACCGCCTGCCCGGTGCACAAGCAGTCGCGGTGCGCAGTTGTCGGCAGCGGACTCGGGGCGCCGGAACGAGCCCACATTCTGTGGGCGTGCGGTGGCGACGGATCGCGCGCTGGTGATGGCGATCGTGAATCGCACGCCGGATTCGTTCTACGACCGTGGGGCCACGTTCAGCGACGAGGCCGCGATGGACCGTGTCTCGCGCGCGGTCGACGAGGGCGCCGATCTGGTCGACATCGGTGGGGTGAAGGCCGGCCCGGGCGTCACCGTCGACGCCGCGGAGGAAACGCGGCGGGTGGTGCCGTTCGTCGCGGCGATCCGGGCGAAGTATCCAGACCTGTTGATCAGTGTGGACACCTGGCGTGGCGATGTGGCGCGGGCCGCCGTCGCCGTGGGCGCCGACCTGATCAACGACACCTGGGCCGGAGCCGACCCCGATCTCGTGCGCGTGGCCGCCGAAACGGGCGCGGGCATCGTCTGTAGCCACACCGGTGGCGCCGTGCCGCGTACCCGTCCGCACCGTGTCCGGTATGCCGATGTGGTGGCCGAGGTGACCGCGACAGTGGTCGCCGCGGCCGAGAACGCCGCGGCCGCGGGGGTTCGCGCCGACGGAATCGTGATCGATCCCACCCATGATTTCGGGAAAAACACCTATCACGGGCTCGAGTTGTTGCGCGGAATCGACGGTCTTGTAAAAACCGGATGGCCAGTCCTGATGGCACTGAGCAACAAGGATTTTATCGGGGAGACTCTAGGGGTAGGTCTTACCGAAAGGGTCGAGGGCACACTGGCGGCAACCGCATGGTCGGCCGCCGCGGGCGCTCGGATCTTCCGGGTTCACGAAGTCGCCGAAACCCGGCGGGTCGTGGACATGATCGCCGCGATCCAGGGCATCCGGCCCCCCGCACGAACTCTGCGAGGTCTGGCATGAAAATCCAACACCGCGAGCCCGCCTGGGCCACTACCCACACATGGGACACCCCTGATTGGACGGTCGGCGAACTCGTCGCCGCCAAGGAGGGCCGCACCGTTTCGGTGGTGCTGCCCGCGCTGAACGAACAGGACACCGTCGCCGATGTCGTGGCCAGCATCCGGCCGCTGCTCGGCACGCTCGTCGACGAACTGATCGTGCTGGACTCCGGGTCCACCGACGCCACGGCCGAGCGCGCACGCGCGGCGGGCGCCGAGGTGGTCTCCCGCGAGGAAGCCGTTCCCGAACTCGACCCGGTCCCCGGCAAGGGTGAGGTGCTGTGGCGGTCGCTGGCGGCCACCACCGGCGACCTGATCGCGTTCGTCGACTCCGACCTGATCGACCCCGATCCCGACTTCGTGCCCAAGCTCCTCGGTCCTCTGCTGATGATGCCGGGCACCCACCTGTCCAAGGCCTACTACCGCCGCCCCCTGCGCCAGGGCGAGTCGGTCGACGCCAACGGCGGCGGCCGCGTCACCGAACTCGTCGCCCGGCCCCTGCTGGCCGCCCTTCGCCCCGAACTGGCCCAGGTCCTCCAGCCGCTCGGCGGCGAGTACGCGGGCACCCGGGAACTGCTCACGTCGGTTCCGTTCGCCCCCGGCTACGGTGTCGAGATCGGTCTGCTCCTCGACACCTACGACGCGATGGGCCTCGACGCCATCACCCAGGTGAACCTCGGCGTCCGCACCCACCGCAACCGCCCCCTCGCCGACCTCGGCGTCATGAGCCGCCAGATTCTCGGCACCGCGCTGCGCCGCAGCGGCGTGCCCGACTCCGGCGCCCCGCTCACCCAGTTCCCGTTGATCGAAGGCGAATTCATCGCCCACACCACCACGGTCTCCCTCGAGGACCGGCCCCCGATGAAAACCCTTCGCCCCGAACAAGTCGCGGCGTAATCGTCCACCTCGGGCGTCGCCTCGGTCGGTGGACCGGTGCGGCGCCCGAGGTGTGTCAGTCCCGCCGGCGCGCGGTGAGCGCGACCGCGACGGTCAGCAGCGCCAACAGGATCACCGCCAGCAGCACCTGCGGGTGCAGCCCGACGATCGTGGTGCCGGCGAACTCGGGATCGTGAATAGCGGTGCCGGGAAACACCAATGCCGCCAGCAGACCCAGCCACGGTGTGGCCAGGATCGCGCAGGCCGTCCACACGCGTGATCGAGTAGCACCGCCGCGCCGGAGCAGCACCGTCAACGCGAGCACGCCCAGCAGCATCGACATGGCGATGTACTGGGCATCGTGGAATTTCGCGTGCGGCGGCCACGCGTCGTTGCGCAGGTGCTGCGCCGCCCCCGCCGGGATGACGAAATCCGCGAGCAGCGCGCCGAACGCGGTGATGACCGCGACCAGTACAGCGAGAACTCTGGGAGCGGAGGGCGTTCTGGAGACAGTGGTCGTCATGTCACGAGGTTCCTTGCTGACGTGGGTGTTTCGAGGAGTGGATGCGAAGGAAGTCGTCGAGGACCGCACGCACGTAGTCGAGGTCGAAGGTCCGGTTGGCGACCAGGCGCCGGAAGAACAGCGGACCGTGCAGCTGATCGATCGCGAGGTCTACATCGAGTTCGGCAGGCAGATCGCCACGCGCGACGGCCTCGGTCAAGGTCGTGCGCGCCGCCCGGGTGCCCGATCGGTACAGCGCCTCCTTGACCTCCGCGAATTTCGGGTCGACAGCGGCCCTTTCGATCATCACCCGCATGCCCTGCTCGGTCGCGGGTTCGTGCAGCATCGCGCGCGTGGCCGTCAGTTCGGTCAGTAGGTCGGCGCGCAGGTCCCCGGTCGAATGAACAGATGCCGGGTCGTTCGTACTTTCGAGCCGCGCCTAGCCCGGTCGGCGATGGATGGGACCGTCGAGGTCCGCCAGCGGTTGGGCTGTGGCGCTTCCTCGGTCGGCGAGGATCTGGGCGAGGATGGAGACGGCGGTTTCCTCGGGGGTGACGGCGGCCAGGTCGAGGCCGAGAGGGCTTCGGACACGCGCTGTTTCAGCGGCGGAGAGGCCGGCTTCGCGGAGGCGGGCAATGCGTTGCGCGTGGGCCCGGCGCGAGCCCAGCGCGCCGATGAATCCGGCTTCCGGTAGGCGCAGCGCCGAAGCCAGCAGGGGCACATCGAATTTCGGGTCGTGGGTGAGCACGCAGACGACCGTGCGGTCGTCGATGCGTCCTGCTCGCTGTTCCGCCTCGAGATAGCGATGCGGCCAGTCGACGACTACCTCGTCGGCCGCCGGGAAACGGGCTGGGGTGGTGAAGGTTTCGCGGGCGTCGACGACGGTGACGTGGTAGCCGAGATTCGTCGCGGCGACGGTCAGCGCCCGGGTGTAGTCGTTGGCGCCGGCCAGGATCATGCGGGCGGGGGAGCGGAAGACCTGCACGAACGTGCGGGGGCGGTCGGCTTGGGCCGGTGTGCAGTCCTGGGCGCCGACGAGGCCGTTGTGGCCCGCGGTGAGCAGGGCGGCGGCATCGTGGTCGAGGCCGCGCCACGGCTGGGAATCGCCGGGATGCAGGATTTTTCGGTCGGGGATCGACTCGAGGGTGGTGGCGTAGGCGACCGGGCGGTGGGCTTCGAGTGCCGCGTGGAGGGCGCGGAGGTCGGGAAGATCGGTGTGGTCGAGGCGTTCGACGAAGACTTCGATCTCGCCACCGCACGGCAGGCCGACGGTCAGTTCATCGGCGGCGGCGAAGCGCTCCAGCGTGGCGTGGCCGTCGAGAAGGACCTGGTGGGCGGTGGTGAGCACCGCTGATTCGACGCAGCCGCCGGACAGTGAGCCGAGCACATGTCCCGCGCCGGTGACCACCATCGCGGCCCCGGTTTCGCGCGGCCCGGCACCGGACCGGTCGACGATCCTGGCCAGCGCCAGCGCCTGATCGGGGAGCAGTTCGAGCACCTGCCCGAGCAGATCACGCATCGCGCACCGGCCTCTCCACGATCACCGTCCAGGCGTTGTGACCGTGCTGACCAGCGTAGCTATCTCCGGGCAGTCACGCGCGGCGAGCAGCCGGGGAGTCGTCAGTCGAGGATCTCGCGATGCTGGAGACCGGCCGGCACGGCGCCGGCGTGGAAGAAGTCGCGGAAGATCTCCACCGCGTTGTCGGCCGTGAACACCTCTTCCGGGTAGACGTAGGTGTCCTCGTCGCCGTGCGGGAGGTAGACGGTCGGCAGGCCGAGCCGTCCGCCTGGTAGTCCGAGGGTGAAGCGGCGGGTGACGTGATCGACCGTCCTGCGCAGTTGCAGCGTCATCGCGTCCGCCGAGCCGACGCAGCCGAGCGCGAGATCGCCGCGCGCCGAACTCACCGACGTGGTGACCTCGGTGGCGGGCACGGGTTCGGGCAGCACGGTGAGATCGAGCGCGTAGCGCTGATGGCCGTCCATCCGGCGCAGCGGCCGTAAGAAGCTGTCCACGTCCTCGTGCGGGCCGATGAAGACCTTCAGGCGGTCGCTGTAGGTCACACGATGGGTGGTGACGATGACGTCGCCGGCAGCCGGCTCCGCGTCGAAGGGCGGAACGGGCCGTGGGTGGCCTGCCGCGTGCACGGGCAGAACCCGGCATGCGCCGGCCTCGGGAGACGAGAACATCTGCTGCTCACCTACTCACACTCGGTTACTCGCTAGCAATCTAACCATCGCGGGCGACTTGTGATCCATAACAGTACAGTGATGCAGATCACCAAGTATGGCAAGTTTAGTTCAGACTACGGACGAACCCGGGTCGTAGCCAACTTTGGGTCTGTTTCATGGCGGTATACCGGGGTGAGGAGATCTGCATCAACCGGTTCGCCGGTTGCGCGGTCGTACCGCACCGCGATGAGAACCGAGAACAAATGACTGCTCGCCCGCTCGTGCAGGGTCGCCAACCGAGTTGCCAGCAATCGGATCGCACCCAGCGAGCCGGGCGGATGCAATCCATCGATCAGCATGATGGAGCCGCGCCGGTCCGGCCGGGGCAATCGGGCCAGGTAGGCGATGTCGTGGGGCTCGGTGCCCCCGGGCCGGTACACGCGGCGCGCGGCCCTGTCCTCGATGCCTCGCCGGGTATCGCCCGCGCGGGTGACGGTGCGGCGCAGGCGGGGATCGGCCACCACGAGCTGGCGCAGGCTGGGCGAGAGCTCGGGGCCGCCCAGGATCACCAATCCGTCGCGATTGAGGTCGATCGGCCTGCCCGGCATGAACGTCTCGACGTTCGCGGCGAAGCCGAGTTGCCGCAGTAGCTCGGCCAGGCGCTGCGCGGCTTGCGGATCGGGCGCGCCGAGCAGCCTGCCGGAGCGCACCTCGGGGGCGAGCACGGTGAGTGTGCCGTGCCCGAAGAACAGCCCTTCGGGCACCGGGCCCTGGGTGCTCACCTGATGGATGCGCGCACGCGACAGTCCGGCGGCGGCACCGATCCGGGCGAACGTCCAGCCGTCGGCATGGAGTTCTCGGATCACGGCTCGCCGGATCCTTGTTAGTTCGTTGATGGTCTGCTGTGCAGCCGCCACCCCGTCGGTGGCTGCTTTGAGTCTCTCGACCTTGTCTTCGATCGCGAAAACTCGTGCCACGTCATCGGCCGACATGTGCGAAGTCTAGACAGCTCGACAGCGTTGTGTGTCTATATCGGTTGACATCGAACTGTCTTGTGAGACAACGGTCTCGGGCGCGGATTGTCGGCAAATCACAGATGGGCGAGGTCGCCGCCGCAGTGCTCGTGCAGCGCGACTTCGCAGCAAATGCCGACCGTGCGGTGTGTTCCCTGGTCCAGGTCGTGCTAGGTCGCGTCGTAGTCGACCGGC
It includes:
- the dapD gene encoding 2,3,4,5-tetrahydropyridine-2,6-dicarboxylate N-succinyltransferase, which codes for MSIQGATAVGIANVTSDGTVLDTWYPSPALGEFTETGSQRLDAADVPEFADLLGADAARGVEVIAVRTTIADLSAAPVDAHDVYLRLHLLSHRLVRPHGLNLDGQFGLLSNVVWTNHGPCAVDGFEQTRLKLRARGPVTVLSVDKFPRLVDYVVPSGVRIGDADRVRLGAHLAAGTTVMHEGFVNFNAGTLGNSMVEGRISAGVVVGDGSDVGGGASIMGTLSGGGTQVISVGERSLLGANAGVGISLGNDCVIEAGLYVTAGTKVTGPDGTVVKAASLSGQDNLLFRRNSTTGAVEVVPRKGTGVELNAALHAND
- the dapE gene encoding succinyl-diaminopimelate desuccinylase, whose translation is MTLDLRADPIQLTAALVDVPSVSRDEVKIADLVEQALRDQTTGFEVVRHGNVVLARTHRGLPTRVILAGHLDTVPIADNVPSRPAEVDGAPVLFGCGTVDMKSGDAVFLHLAATITDPAHDLTLIFYDGEEIAAEFNGLGHIERELPEWLDGDLAILGEPSAGWIEAGCQGTLRVRLTTSGVRAHSARAWLGENAIHGLAPLLARLSAYEAREVDIDGCVYREGLSAVRVSGGVAGNVVPDVAEVDVNFRFAPDRSVEQAVAHVREVFDGLDVAFEVTDFSPGALPGLTAPAARTLIDSVNAHGGGGVRAKYGWTDVSRFAARGIPAVNFGPGDPNLAHKRDEHVPLSQITAVTAMLRTYLSKS
- a CDS encoding LOG family protein is translated as MSTDSADEQVGKVKPKFRGPVMFRRERKPGVRTADRNLLDTRQDSEWVHTDPWRVLRIQAEFVEGFGALAEIPRAVTVFGSARTGPDHSEYEAGRAIGTALAEAGFAVITGGGPGAMEAANRGCSEAGGYSIGLGIELPFEQGLNEWVDLGINFRYFFVRKTMFVKYSQAFVCLPGGFGTLDELFEALTLVQTRKITRFPIILFGTEYWSGLVDWLRSSLAGSGKISPEDLDLIQLTDSVDEVVRIIQGETGDHANIERLGTEDQW
- a CDS encoding TIGR00730 family Rossman fold protein; its protein translation is MSYSVCVYCSASTTDPDLISLAARVGTEIARRGWQLVSGGGHVSMMGAVATAARAGGAHTIGVIPKHLVHREVADVDADELLVTDTMRQRKQLMEARADAFLTLPGGIGTLEELFETWTGGYLGEHTKPVVLLNANGFYDGLFRWIDELSERTIVPSQARDRLIVATDLPTAFAALEPAAQ
- a CDS encoding long-chain-acyl-CoA synthetase; translated protein: MSTDARDTISVFDLAKALPAMALDAPGMLRNARGMLVGPKDKASIGLYFQRVAHRRPDRVFLRFEGRSYTYRAANGEVNRYAAVLSARGVSRGEVVGVLMTNRPETLFTVLAVLKLGATVGLLNYNQRDQVLAHSIGLLGSVLNVVGEECAEALASLPEPAANVLPAEELAESARTAPDSDPAMCERVRAGERAFLIFTSGTTGLPKASVMTHQRWTKSMSGLGGLGVRLRADDALYCCLPLYHNNALTVALSAVLAGEATYVLSRKFSASGFWDEIARERATAFIYIGELCRYLINQPVRPAEQGNRVRLAVGNGLRPELWDEFRRRFGISRVVEFYGSSEAPLAFVNAFGVDRTAGLCPLPYAVVEYDDETGRARRGRDGKLRRVRSGGVGLLLAKVNNRQPFDGYTDEKASESKLVRDGFKKGDCWFDTGDLVRDQHFWHIAFVDRLGDTFRWKGENVATTEVEGALGLDESVDQAVVYGVDIPGTDGKAGMAAITLTEDASFDGKALATTAYRRLPLYAVPLFVRVVAELEQTSTFKSRKVELRKQGYAPDADGQLYVLSGPAEGYIPAYAGYADDVAAGRAPRQQGNV
- the folP gene encoding dihydropteroate synthase codes for the protein MGNSSGTPEPRPHDEPPARCTSSRGAQLSAADSGRRNEPTFCGRAVATDRALVMAIVNRTPDSFYDRGATFSDEAAMDRVSRAVDEGADLVDIGGVKAGPGVTVDAAEETRRVVPFVAAIRAKYPDLLISVDTWRGDVARAAVAVGADLINDTWAGADPDLVRVAAETGAGIVCSHTGGAVPRTRPHRVRYADVVAEVTATVVAAAENAAAAGVRADGIVIDPTHDFGKNTYHGLELLRGIDGLVKTGWPVLMALSNKDFIGETLGVGLTERVEGTLAATAWSAAAGARIFRVHEVAETRRVVDMIAAIQGIRPPARTLRGLA
- a CDS encoding glucosyl-3-phosphoglycerate synthase; this translates as MKIQHREPAWATTHTWDTPDWTVGELVAAKEGRTVSVVLPALNEQDTVADVVASIRPLLGTLVDELIVLDSGSTDATAERARAAGAEVVSREEAVPELDPVPGKGEVLWRSLAATTGDLIAFVDSDLIDPDPDFVPKLLGPLLMMPGTHLSKAYYRRPLRQGESVDANGGGRVTELVARPLLAALRPELAQVLQPLGGEYAGTRELLTSVPFAPGYGVEIGLLLDTYDAMGLDAITQVNLGVRTHRNRPLADLGVMSRQILGTALRRSGVPDSGAPLTQFPLIEGEFIAHTTTVSLEDRPPMKTLRPEQVAA
- a CDS encoding DUF6640 family protein — translated: MTTTVSRTPSAPRVLAVLVAVITAFGALLADFVIPAGAAQHLRNDAWPPHAKFHDAQYIAMSMLLGVLALTVLLRRGGATRSRVWTACAILATPWLGLLAALVFPGTAIHDPEFAGTTIVGLHPQVLLAVILLALLTVAVALTARRRD
- a CDS encoding TetR-like C-terminal domain-containing protein; this encodes MRADLLTELTATRAMLHEPATEQGMRVMIERAAVDPKFAEVKEALYRSGTRAARTTLTEAVARGDLPAELDVDLAIDQLHGPLFFRRLVANRTFDLDYVRAVLDDFLRIHSSKHPRQQGTS
- a CDS encoding XdhC family protein; translation: MRDLLGQVLELLPDQALALARIVDRSGAGPRETGAAMVVTGAGHVLGSLSGGCVESAVLTTAHQVLLDGHATLERFAAADELTVGLPCGGEIEVFVERLDHTDLPDLRALHAALEAHRPVAYATTLESIPDRKILHPGDSQPWRGLDHDAAALLTAGHNGLVGAQDCTPAQADRPRTFVQVFRSPARMILAGANDYTRALTVAATNLGYHVTVVDARETFTTPARFPAADEVVVDWPHRYLEAEQRAGRIDDRTVVCVLTHDPKFDVPLLASALRLPEAGFIGALGSRRAHAQRIARLREAGLSAAETARVRSPLGLDLAAVTPEETAVSILAQILADRGSATAQPLADLDGPIHRRPG